The following proteins come from a genomic window of Campylobacter coli 76339:
- a CDS encoding 4-amino-6-deoxy-N-Acetyl-D-hexosaminyl-(Lipid carrier) acetyltrasferase has protein sequence MARTEKIYIYGASGHGLVCADVAMSLGYKECIFLDDFKGKKFESSLPKYDVFIAIGNNEIRKKLFNQISDSGFKIVNLIHKSAIISQSVDIAKDAGILIMPYVVVNARAKIEKGVILNTSSVIEHECIVGEFSHISVSAKCAGNVKIGKNCFLGINSCILPNLSLADDSILGGGATLVKSQSEKGIFVGVPAKRM, from the coding sequence ATGGCAAGAACTGAAAAAATTTACATTTATGGTGCGAGTGGGCATGGACTTGTTTGTGCTGATGTAGCTATGAGTTTGGGCTATAAAGAATGTATTTTTTTAGATGATTTTAAGGGTAAAAAATTTGAAAGTTCTTTGCCAAAATATGATGTTTTTATAGCTATTGGAAATAATGAAATAAGAAAAAAACTTTTTAACCAAATTTCAGACAGTGGCTTTAAGATTGTAAATCTCATCCATAAAAGTGCGATTATTAGTCAAAGTGTGGATATAGCAAAAGATGCGGGAATTTTAATAATGCCTTATGTGGTAGTAAATGCAAGGGCAAAAATCGAAAAAGGTGTGATTTTAAACACTTCAAGTGTGATCGAGCATGAATGTATAGTAGGCGAGTTTTCTCATATAAGCGTTAGTGCTAAGTGTGCAGGAAATGTAAAAATTGGCAAAAATTGTTTTTTAGGGATTAATTCTTGTATTTTGCCAAATTTAAGTTTGGCGGACGATAGCATTTTAGGGGGTGGAGCGACTTTAGTGAAAAGTCAAAGTGAAAAGGGTATTTTTGTAGGGGTACCTGCAAAAAGAATGTAA